Proteins from a single region of Elusimicrobiota bacterium:
- a CDS encoding DUF58 domain-containing protein — protein MIPKEIAAQVRRIEIRTGRLVNEVFAGKYLSVFKGRGMEFSQVREYAAGDDVRDIDWNVSARFSRPFVRQYQEERELTLMVACDLSGSQFFGSARKLKREVAAELCAVLAFSALKNNDKVGLFLFTDGKELYIPPRKGRAHVLKIIRDVLVFEPERRGTAVGGSLDTLNRVLRRRSILMLVSDFRDVGFEQSLRRAARKHDVIPVLVSDEREDVLPEIPAWLDLEDPETGERVSVRPDARLRAELARGRGEEKARIEAAFRAARIEAIRVRTDEAYVEPIVRYFRERKKRLRA, from the coding sequence ATGATCCCGAAGGAGATCGCGGCCCAGGTCCGCCGCATCGAGATCCGCACCGGCCGCCTCGTCAACGAGGTCTTCGCCGGCAAGTACCTCAGCGTCTTCAAAGGCCGCGGCATGGAGTTCTCGCAGGTGCGCGAGTACGCCGCCGGCGACGACGTCCGCGACATCGACTGGAACGTCAGCGCGCGCTTCAGCCGCCCGTTCGTGCGACAGTACCAGGAGGAGCGCGAGCTCACGCTGATGGTCGCCTGCGACCTCTCCGGCTCGCAGTTCTTCGGCAGCGCGCGCAAGCTCAAGCGCGAGGTCGCCGCGGAGCTCTGCGCGGTGCTCGCCTTCTCCGCGCTGAAGAACAACGACAAAGTCGGGCTCTTCCTCTTCACCGACGGCAAGGAGCTCTACATCCCGCCCCGCAAAGGCCGCGCCCACGTGCTCAAGATCATCCGCGACGTGCTCGTCTTCGAACCGGAGCGGCGCGGCACGGCCGTGGGGGGGAGTCTCGACACCCTCAACCGCGTCCTGCGCCGGCGCAGCATCCTCATGCTCGTCTCGGACTTCCGCGACGTCGGCTTCGAGCAGTCCCTGCGCCGCGCGGCGCGCAAGCACGACGTCATCCCGGTCCTCGTCTCCGACGAGCGCGAGGACGTCCTGCCCGAGATCCCCGCGTGGCTGGACCTCGAGGACCCGGAGACCGGCGAGCGCGTCAGCGTGCGCCCCGACGCCCGGCTGCGCGCGGAGCTCGCGCGGGGGCGGGGAGAGGAGAAGGCGCGCATCGAGGCCGCCTTCCGCGCGGCGCGCATCGAGGCCATCCGCGTCCGGACCGACGAGGCCTACGTGGAGCCCATCGTGCGCTACTTCCGGGAGCGCAAGAAGAGGCTGCGCGCGTGA
- a CDS encoding HEAT repeat domain-containing protein, with protein MKQLAIVLVVVAVGWIGFAQFKQRVVNQEPPPPPPPPAIVMPPPQVLDEEQLERVKSATSDAEPRVRWEALQVLMSSQDPRAEGIMFQMLKRDGESDIRKNVVNVLAGRRGPQVTEHLIGALKDMDGDVRLAALEALGKSGDAAAAPAISDALRDGDERVRLTALRILNDFQRKRNEEILEKKRLQEEAQRKYEEALKQQQQGGKR; from the coding sequence ATGAAGCAGCTCGCGATCGTCCTGGTGGTCGTGGCCGTCGGCTGGATAGGGTTCGCCCAGTTCAAGCAGCGCGTCGTCAACCAGGAACCGCCGCCGCCCCCGCCCCCGCCGGCGATCGTCATGCCCCCGCCGCAGGTGCTCGACGAAGAGCAGCTCGAGCGCGTCAAGTCGGCGACCAGCGACGCCGAGCCGCGCGTGCGCTGGGAAGCCCTCCAGGTGCTGATGAGCTCGCAGGACCCCCGCGCGGAGGGCATCATGTTCCAGATGCTCAAGCGCGACGGAGAGTCCGACATCCGCAAGAACGTCGTCAACGTCCTCGCCGGCCGCCGCGGCCCCCAGGTCACCGAGCACCTCATCGGCGCCCTCAAGGACATGGACGGCGACGTGCGCCTCGCCGCGCTCGAGGCGCTGGGGAAGAGCGGCGACGCCGCCGCGGCCCCCGCCATCAGCGACGCCCTGCGCGACGGCGACGAGCGCGTCCGCCTGACCGCGCTGAGGATCCTCAACGACTTCCAGCGCAAGCGCAACGAAGAGATCCTCGAAAAGAAGCGCCTGCAGGAAGAGGCGCAGCGCAAATATGAAGAGGCGCTCAAGCAGCAGCAGCAGGGAGGCAAGAGATAA
- a CDS encoding MoxR family ATPase encodes MDIREISARVQKESVFIAELKKELGQVIVGQEEMVDRLLVGLLARGHILLQGVPGLAKTLAIKTLAQAVQAQFSRIQFTPDLLPADLTGTLIYNPQTAAFSVRKGPLFANLILADEINRAPAKVQSALLEAMQERQVTIGETTHKLPELFLVLATQNPIEQEGTYPLPEAQVDRFMLKVVVDYPRKEEERLILERMTTGTPPAARPVVTQQQVLAAQAVVDLIYVDDKVKNYVLDVVFATRRPEEHKLEKLKPLIQYGASPRATISLILAAKAFAFLQGRGFVTPEDVKSVGADVLRHRVLLTYEAEAENVTSEDVLRSIFDAVEVP; translated from the coding sequence ATGGACATCCGGGAGATCAGCGCGCGCGTCCAGAAGGAGAGCGTCTTCATCGCCGAGCTCAAGAAGGAGCTCGGCCAAGTCATCGTCGGGCAGGAGGAGATGGTGGACCGGCTCCTCGTCGGCCTGCTCGCGAGGGGTCACATCCTCCTTCAGGGCGTCCCCGGGCTGGCCAAGACGCTCGCCATCAAGACGCTCGCTCAAGCGGTGCAGGCGCAGTTCAGCCGCATCCAATTCACGCCCGATCTGCTCCCCGCGGACCTGACCGGCACCCTCATCTACAACCCGCAGACCGCGGCGTTCAGCGTCCGAAAAGGGCCGCTCTTCGCGAACCTCATCCTCGCCGACGAGATCAACCGCGCCCCGGCGAAGGTGCAGAGCGCGCTGCTCGAGGCGATGCAGGAGAGGCAGGTCACCATCGGCGAGACCACGCACAAGCTCCCCGAGCTCTTCCTCGTGCTCGCGACCCAGAACCCCATCGAGCAGGAGGGGACCTATCCGCTCCCCGAGGCCCAGGTCGACCGCTTCATGCTGAAGGTCGTCGTCGACTACCCGCGCAAGGAGGAGGAGCGCCTCATCCTCGAGCGCATGACGACCGGGACGCCGCCCGCGGCGCGGCCGGTGGTCACCCAGCAGCAGGTCCTCGCGGCCCAGGCGGTCGTCGACCTCATCTACGTCGACGACAAGGTCAAGAACTACGTCCTCGACGTGGTGTTCGCGACGCGCCGGCCCGAGGAGCACAAGCTGGAGAAGCTCAAGCCGCTCATCCAGTACGGCGCCAGCCCGCGCGCCACCATCTCGCTGATCCTCGCGGCGAAGGCCTTCGCCTTCCTGCAGGGGCGCGGCTTCGTCACCCCGGAGGACGTGAAGTCCGTCGGCGCGGACGTTCTGCGCCACCGCGTGCTGCTCACCTACGAGGCCGAAGCCGAGAACGTCACCTCGGAGGACGTCCTGCGCTCCATCTTCGACGCCGTCGAGGTCCCCTGA
- a CDS encoding RDD family protein, translated as MDEQAPAAPPYAKIPDRFLAWLIDLAPFLLGYWGTLYYRLGQDPSLLAGGWRRVFAAWAAAYLLYQALSNMVGCTLGKRLLGLRVTHLDGAPLGPVRSVLRALGYVGGMPLLNIGFLWALFHPRSQGWHDLLAGSLVVESPPKSSAQTARNAFLSFGVLAALFAFKWWFFILSPTPADVEALRKAREGLKVLSSIEEAHRVTQGAYTDDLGQLARSSGNVADFKEAMGKLFDPDGFVLSVGKDSYQIRARALDRRRTEVLLEGPSVAAPLSPAR; from the coding sequence GTGGACGAGCAAGCCCCGGCCGCGCCCCCCTACGCGAAGATCCCCGACCGCTTCCTGGCCTGGCTCATCGACCTTGCCCCCTTCCTGCTCGGCTACTGGGGCACGCTCTACTACCGGCTCGGGCAGGACCCCTCGCTGCTCGCGGGCGGCTGGCGCCGCGTCTTCGCCGCCTGGGCCGCGGCCTACCTGCTCTACCAGGCGCTCTCCAACATGGTCGGCTGCACGCTGGGCAAGCGCCTGCTCGGCCTGCGGGTGACCCATCTCGACGGCGCCCCTCTCGGGCCGGTGCGCAGCGTCTTGCGCGCGCTGGGCTACGTCGGCGGGATGCCCCTGCTCAACATCGGATTTTTGTGGGCGCTCTTCCACCCGCGCTCGCAGGGCTGGCACGACCTCCTCGCGGGCAGCCTCGTGGTGGAATCGCCGCCGAAGTCGAGCGCGCAGACGGCGCGCAACGCGTTCCTCTCCTTCGGAGTGCTCGCCGCGCTCTTCGCGTTCAAATGGTGGTTCTTCATCCTCAGCCCGACGCCGGCCGACGTAGAGGCCCTGCGCAAGGCCCGCGAAGGGCTCAAGGTGCTCTCCTCCATCGAGGAGGCGCACCGTGTGACGCAGGGCGCGTACACCGACGACCTGGGGCAGTTGGCGCGCTCGAGCGGCAACGTCGCCGACTTCAAAGAAGCGATGGGGAAGCTGTTCGACCCGGACGGCTTCGTGCTGAGCGTGGGGAAGGACTCCTATCAGATCCGCGCCCGCGCCCTCGACCGCCGCCGCACCGAAGTCCTCCTCGAAGGTCCATCTGTCGCCGCCCCGCTCAGCCCGGCCCGATAG
- a CDS encoding VWA domain-containing protein produces the protein MRFADPLALLLIPFALAGALWALHRERLRRAPLAYPGSAALARFGAAGGVWRRLPVLLKALALVLMVAALARPQRVFRQEASWTSGVDILLVLDTSLSMRALDFGSQDRMGAAKDAARAFIRRRTSDRIGILVFAGVPLLTCPLTLDYDALLEFLSDVQSGMTESDGTAIGDGIAAAVSHVKDAPAKNKVLILVTDGANNTGVVDPLTAARAAKACGIRIYAIGTGRKGPAMVPVDDPRLGRQLVQIDDELDEGVLESAAAETGGRYYRAQNLMELNNIYGQIDRLEKTERRLPPVVSYHDLHAWLLVPAALLLLAGMALGRTLLMRIP, from the coding sequence GTGAGGTTCGCCGACCCCCTCGCGCTGCTCCTGATCCCGTTCGCGCTCGCCGGGGCCCTGTGGGCCCTGCACCGCGAGCGCCTGCGCCGAGCGCCGCTCGCCTACCCGGGGAGCGCCGCGCTCGCCCGCTTCGGGGCGGCCGGCGGCGTATGGCGGCGGCTGCCCGTGCTGCTCAAGGCGCTGGCGCTCGTCCTCATGGTCGCCGCGCTCGCCCGCCCCCAGCGCGTCTTCCGCCAGGAGGCCTCCTGGACCTCGGGCGTGGACATCCTCCTCGTCCTCGACACCTCTCTGAGCATGCGCGCGCTCGACTTCGGGTCCCAGGACCGCATGGGCGCCGCGAAGGACGCCGCCCGCGCCTTCATCCGCCGGCGCACCAGCGACCGCATCGGCATCCTCGTCTTCGCCGGCGTGCCCCTGCTGACCTGCCCGCTCACCCTCGACTACGACGCCCTGCTCGAGTTCCTCTCCGACGTCCAGTCCGGGATGACGGAGTCCGACGGCACCGCGATCGGAGACGGCATCGCGGCGGCCGTCTCCCACGTCAAGGACGCGCCGGCCAAGAACAAGGTGCTCATCCTCGTCACCGACGGGGCCAACAACACCGGCGTCGTCGATCCGCTCACCGCCGCGCGGGCCGCGAAGGCCTGCGGCATCCGCATCTACGCGATCGGGACCGGCCGCAAGGGACCCGCCATGGTCCCCGTCGACGACCCCCGCCTCGGCCGACAGCTCGTACAGATCGACGACGAGCTCGACGAGGGCGTCCTCGAGAGCGCCGCCGCGGAGACGGGCGGACGCTACTACCGCGCGCAGAACCTGATGGAGCTCAACAACATCTACGGACAGATCGACCGGCTCGAGAAGACGGAACGACGCCTGCCGCCCGTCGTCTCCTACCACGACCTCCACGCCTGGCTGCTGGTCCCGGCGGCGCTCCTCCTCCTGGCGGGCATGGCGCTGGGCCGCACCCTCCTCATGAGGATCCCGTGA
- a CDS encoding HEAT repeat domain-containing protein — protein MPRFLLVLIVVGGLLYFHQKYSQRPGPPPPSPPPAMDMPPPIALDEMELDKVRLATKDSDPQVRWAAIELLYRIKDPEALTLLEKTLAIDSEPQVRRNAVEILRNQSSKGAPKQLLPALRDPEKDIRIVALLAIGERGDASVIPDVSKLLLDIEPDVRLQALRTLARIQEKRVGEFLPLQEQLKTDYNEIVVRSKRKAQQEPSTGKKPEFRIE, from the coding sequence ATGCCCCGTTTCCTCCTCGTCCTCATCGTGGTCGGAGGCCTCCTCTACTTCCACCAGAAGTACTCGCAGCGCCCCGGCCCGCCGCCGCCCTCGCCGCCGCCCGCCATGGACATGCCTCCGCCCATCGCGCTCGATGAGATGGAGCTCGACAAGGTCCGCCTCGCCACCAAGGACAGCGATCCGCAGGTGCGCTGGGCGGCCATCGAGCTCCTCTACCGCATCAAGGACCCCGAGGCGCTCACGCTGCTCGAGAAGACCCTCGCCATCGACAGCGAGCCGCAGGTCCGCCGCAACGCCGTCGAGATCCTGCGCAACCAGTCCTCGAAGGGAGCCCCGAAGCAGCTCCTGCCCGCCCTGCGCGACCCGGAGAAGGACATCCGCATCGTGGCCCTGCTCGCCATCGGCGAGCGCGGGGATGCCTCGGTCATCCCCGACGTCAGCAAGCTGCTGCTGGACATCGAGCCCGACGTGCGCCTCCAGGCCCTGCGCACCCTCGCACGCATCCAGGAGAAGCGCGTGGGCGAGTTCCTGCCCCTGCAGGAGCAGCTCAAGACGGACTACAACGAGATCGTCGTGCGCTCCAAGCGCAAGGCCCAGCAGGAGCCCTCGACGGGCAAGAAGCCCGAGTTCCGCATCGAATAA
- a CDS encoding VWA domain-containing protein — translation MSGLFRDAAWLWAALAALAGAAALLGWSERRRRRLLALFAQPETLDRIHDPQAARARLRAFKLEAAALALLLLALAGPQWGVELVETQTPGAQVVVAVDVSLSMLAEDMPPSRMDCAKRALATLVEGLKGARVGVVAFAGQAHVQCPLTADVDAAKSLLARVQVGLIPQPGTELGKAIDRSLEMLARSSGRKTLVVLTDGEDLGQGAEDAAARAAAAGVRVFILGAGTPEGGPIPLREGAQLVGYKKDESGKTVVSRIDEPLMMKVAAAGGGDYARLSRSENEVGELIDRIESGGVSTSRAGSATRFRNRFRFPLALSVLLLAAALLLPPPSPQSRTRRIARAAGFLALALLAGCSPREDARLWKGNRAYRGERFADALESYARAAQGARNPKPLFNAGDALYRMKEHERAAEAFTALCDPRKVPRGVAAAASYNLGNTLLRQGKPPEAVDAYRRCLLLSPDDEDCRHNLAVALKKPPQPDPKQQDKQKDKSGGGNDEKPSPPKQQSSSRKEQEQKGGMSREDAERVLQAVKDREKAAQSARQPAAMKPDEKSGAPRGKDW, via the coding sequence GTGAGCGGCCTCTTCCGCGACGCCGCCTGGCTCTGGGCCGCGCTCGCCGCGCTCGCCGGCGCCGCGGCCCTGCTCGGCTGGTCGGAAAGGCGGCGACGGCGCCTGCTCGCGCTCTTCGCGCAGCCGGAGACCCTCGACCGCATCCACGACCCGCAGGCCGCGCGCGCGCGCCTGCGCGCGTTCAAGCTCGAGGCCGCCGCGCTCGCCCTGCTCCTGCTCGCCCTGGCCGGGCCGCAGTGGGGGGTGGAGCTCGTCGAGACGCAGACCCCCGGGGCGCAGGTCGTCGTCGCCGTGGACGTCTCGCTCTCGATGCTCGCCGAGGACATGCCGCCCAGCCGCATGGACTGCGCCAAGCGCGCGCTCGCGACGCTCGTCGAGGGGCTCAAGGGCGCGCGCGTCGGCGTCGTCGCCTTCGCCGGCCAGGCGCACGTCCAGTGCCCGCTCACCGCCGACGTCGACGCCGCCAAGAGCCTCCTCGCCCGCGTCCAGGTGGGTCTGATCCCGCAGCCCGGCACCGAGCTCGGGAAGGCCATCGACCGCTCCCTCGAGATGCTCGCGCGCTCCTCGGGCCGCAAGACGCTCGTGGTCCTCACCGACGGAGAGGACCTGGGCCAGGGCGCCGAGGACGCGGCCGCCCGCGCGGCCGCCGCCGGGGTACGTGTCTTCATCCTCGGAGCCGGGACCCCCGAGGGCGGACCCATCCCCCTGCGCGAGGGCGCTCAGCTCGTGGGCTACAAGAAGGACGAGTCCGGGAAGACGGTGGTCTCCCGCATCGACGAACCGCTGATGATGAAGGTCGCCGCCGCCGGCGGCGGCGACTACGCGCGCCTCTCGCGCTCCGAGAACGAGGTCGGAGAGCTCATCGACCGCATCGAGAGCGGCGGCGTCTCCACCTCCCGCGCGGGGAGCGCCACGCGCTTCCGCAACCGCTTCCGCTTCCCGCTCGCGCTCTCCGTCCTGCTCCTGGCCGCGGCGCTCCTGCTGCCGCCGCCCTCTCCCCAATCGCGCACGCGCCGCATCGCGCGGGCCGCGGGCTTCCTCGCCCTCGCGCTCCTCGCCGGCTGCAGCCCGCGCGAAGACGCCCGCCTCTGGAAGGGGAACCGCGCCTACCGCGGGGAGCGCTTCGCCGACGCGCTCGAGAGCTACGCGCGCGCCGCGCAGGGCGCCCGGAACCCCAAGCCCCTCTTCAACGCGGGCGACGCGCTTTATAGAATGAAGGAGCATGAGCGCGCGGCTGAAGCCTTCACCGCTCTCTGCGACCCGCGCAAGGTCCCGCGCGGAGTCGCCGCGGCGGCGTCCTACAACCTCGGCAACACCCTCCTTCGGCAGGGCAAGCCCCCCGAGGCCGTCGACGCCTACCGGCGCTGCCTGCTGCTCTCGCCCGACGACGAGGACTGCCGGCACAACCTCGCGGTGGCCCTCAAGAAGCCGCCGCAGCCCGATCCGAAGCAGCAGGACAAGCAGAAGGACAAGTCCGGCGGGGGGAACGACGAGAAGCCCTCGCCGCCCAAGCAGCAGTCGAGCTCCCGCAAAGAGCAGGAGCAGAAGGGCGGGATGAGCCGCGAGGACGCCGAGCGCGTACTGCAGGCCGTCAAGGACCGCGAGAAGGCGGCGCAGTCCGCGCGCCAGCCCGCGGCCATGAAGCCCGACGAGAAGAGCGGCGCGCCGCGCGGGAAGGACTGGTGA
- a CDS encoding MFS transporter: MKKTSVVKSALCTLLAAAVVVAAPGLGAYEAAAQTVPQIHVNVPVGGMPAGVTGVGAAASGLNTRVAPTLPGVGFLPGVQIPSVRMQVPGLTPTASPSANAGVSLALPVSVISNSGASVLPVQPGLRPGGGAPGVTEMPVIPGQAASAQGGAAIEAVPSVGAVAGRIVASDVAAVPAVAPDAVSLQTVRGRENRLNLHFDALRRLFEERRDSSDVRPRSASEGSAAAAASEGGSTVVEAARGWLSRIPFLSRRVIATPDAEAAGALALKLSAGKAAADVPAPVVLEGVEQSAQPLERPALAADGKTDLSLPASVIPGTKASSLSSAAPVAAETPKPEEPKAGLSKTAWWFIGSLLVAQIAAEALGSSMPTLVQKTFGDFTVVAQLAVFSSITGIVGRQLGPLVVEKFGVKKSYLGSMLLRTASISALIALMATGHMTLPMMMIFYSLNALLMGVSVTALNSIPPLLVGQSNSALERFWSTEHMLVEIIGIAGPIVTGIVVSSFGFLPALLAFPVTMLASGLVVWRTLKLPADADLQASTAPVAGQAKPAGVAGVFKAFFQKIGRGAKLVWNIPALRYSFLGFSLIMMLNPFLYSMIAPGYAIALAGAANAEAATAISGWLTGFYSAGGLLGAMIMTMQGRRIEKQKEAGKIDDAQETALMRSSMLRWMVLATAGLAAFVPLMFTLPMLGAVVALPSWLSWASGMTLPALALLPFGIAQVVSYLKLQSFFQSRVPRKEDMADAMGFFGSGSLIFSTLGMIALKYLFKASIGLTPFYYLALLMIPLAVSYLLIMKALAKHSKPQS, from the coding sequence ATGAAGAAGACCTCGGTCGTGAAGAGCGCCCTCTGCACCCTCCTCGCCGCGGCGGTCGTCGTCGCCGCCCCCGGGCTCGGCGCCTATGAGGCCGCCGCGCAGACCGTCCCCCAGATCCACGTCAACGTCCCCGTCGGCGGCATGCCGGCCGGCGTCACCGGGGTCGGCGCCGCCGCCTCGGGCCTGAACACGCGGGTCGCCCCCACTCTCCCCGGCGTCGGCTTCCTCCCCGGCGTCCAGATCCCCTCGGTCCGGATGCAGGTCCCCGGCCTTACGCCGACGGCCAGCCCGTCCGCGAACGCGGGCGTCTCGCTCGCGCTCCCGGTCTCCGTCATCTCGAACTCCGGCGCTTCGGTCCTGCCGGTCCAGCCGGGCCTGCGCCCTGGCGGCGGAGCTCCCGGGGTAACGGAGATGCCGGTCATCCCCGGCCAGGCCGCTTCCGCCCAGGGCGGCGCCGCCATCGAGGCCGTCCCGAGCGTCGGTGCCGTCGCGGGACGCATCGTCGCCTCCGACGTCGCGGCGGTGCCCGCGGTCGCCCCGGACGCCGTCTCGCTGCAGACGGTCCGCGGACGCGAGAACCGCCTCAACCTCCATTTCGACGCCCTGCGCCGGCTCTTCGAGGAGCGCCGGGATTCCTCGGACGTCCGTCCCCGGAGCGCCTCCGAGGGCTCCGCCGCCGCGGCCGCCTCCGAGGGCGGCAGCACCGTCGTCGAGGCCGCCCGCGGCTGGCTCTCCCGCATCCCCTTCCTCTCCCGGCGCGTCATCGCGACGCCCGACGCCGAGGCGGCCGGCGCGCTCGCGCTGAAGCTCAGCGCCGGCAAGGCCGCCGCCGACGTCCCGGCGCCGGTCGTCCTCGAGGGCGTCGAACAGAGCGCCCAGCCGCTCGAGCGCCCCGCGCTCGCCGCGGACGGCAAGACCGACCTCTCCCTGCCCGCGTCCGTCATCCCCGGGACGAAGGCCTCCTCCCTCTCCTCCGCGGCTCCCGTCGCCGCCGAGACGCCGAAGCCCGAGGAGCCGAAGGCGGGTCTGAGCAAGACGGCCTGGTGGTTCATCGGCTCCCTGCTCGTCGCCCAGATCGCCGCCGAGGCGCTCGGCTCTTCGATGCCGACCCTCGTGCAGAAGACCTTCGGGGACTTCACCGTCGTCGCCCAGCTCGCGGTCTTCTCCTCCATCACCGGCATCGTCGGCCGCCAGCTCGGGCCGCTCGTCGTCGAGAAGTTCGGGGTCAAGAAGTCGTACCTCGGTTCGATGCTCCTGCGCACGGCGTCCATCTCGGCCCTCATCGCCCTGATGGCGACCGGGCACATGACCCTGCCGATGATGATGATCTTCTACTCGCTCAACGCCCTCCTCATGGGCGTGTCCGTCACCGCCCTCAACAGCATCCCGCCGCTGCTCGTCGGGCAGAGCAACTCGGCGCTGGAGCGCTTCTGGTCCACCGAGCACATGCTCGTCGAGATCATCGGCATCGCCGGCCCGATCGTCACCGGCATCGTGGTCTCGAGCTTCGGCTTCCTCCCGGCCCTGCTCGCCTTCCCCGTGACGATGCTCGCCTCCGGGCTCGTCGTCTGGCGCACGCTGAAGCTTCCGGCCGACGCGGACCTCCAGGCCTCCACGGCTCCCGTCGCCGGCCAGGCGAAGCCCGCGGGCGTCGCCGGAGTGTTCAAGGCCTTCTTCCAGAAGATCGGCCGCGGCGCGAAGCTCGTCTGGAACATCCCCGCGCTGCGCTACAGCTTCCTCGGCTTCTCGCTGATCATGATGCTCAACCCCTTCCTCTACTCGATGATCGCCCCCGGCTACGCGATCGCCCTCGCGGGCGCCGCGAACGCCGAGGCCGCGACCGCCATCAGCGGCTGGCTCACCGGCTTCTACAGCGCGGGCGGCCTGCTCGGCGCGATGATCATGACGATGCAGGGCCGGCGCATCGAGAAGCAGAAGGAGGCCGGGAAGATCGACGACGCCCAGGAGACCGCGCTCATGCGGTCCTCGATGCTGCGCTGGATGGTCCTGGCTACGGCCGGCCTCGCCGCCTTCGTGCCCCTCATGTTCACCCTCCCGATGCTCGGCGCCGTCGTCGCGCTGCCCTCCTGGCTCTCCTGGGCCAGCGGCATGACGCTGCCGGCGCTCGCGCTGCTCCCCTTCGGCATCGCCCAGGTCGTCAGCTACCTCAAGCTCCAGAGCTTCTTCCAGTCCCGCGTGCCCCGCAAGGAGGACATGGCCGACGCGATGGGCTTCTTCGGCTCGGGCTCGCTCATCTTCTCGACGCTCGGCATGATCGCGCTCAAGTACCTCTTCAAGGCCTCCATCGGCCTGACGCCCTTCTACTACCTCGCGCTGCTCATGATCCCGCTCGCCGTCTCCTACCTGCTCATCATGAAGGCGCTCGCAAAGCATTCGAAGCCGCAGTCCTAA
- a CDS encoding BatD family protein, with translation MNASRRALPLLALLLAFAPGLSAQPRDFALSANVDRGMMTLDDQAVLTVTVSGARTDLPEPRLPAIPAFNVHGLGQSNTISFVNGTVSNSVQYRYILVPRMAGRATIGPVTASDGSNTRQTQPIDVMVTRPGTTAPAPPPGAPARAQAGAAHARATSPDLFITAEADKHDPYVNEQVLLTVRFYAGVPVLGNAEWRPPSTQGFLVEDLPPDPPREVVEGGRRYILHTIRVALFPVQPGELHIGAGSVVCQVQQELNADPFSPDFFQRFFAQGMVAVQTKELKTRPISLSVRPLPDGRPSGFSGAVGRLRAVADVDRRSARVGDALNLTVTVDGIANLKSLTPPTLPELPQFRVYDTLNSLNLTKDAVGVRGSKAFKTVLVARATGRLRIPPIAFSYFDPQRKDYVSAQTLPIDVEVTPGPQQDAGPGFANAAAPRGGSITAVAEDIRHVRGARGPGLARAASAVGRALPVHLVPLIVFLICLGQHLYRERLVRDPAGVRFRGALARALAALEEARRTSDAGKASSLLADALGEYLGDKLDCAHAGLTLRQFQGKLRERFPKLPEGHVDELKRIWEEVDLVRFAPSAPGADSDLGALVDAAATLLKALEEELSR, from the coding sequence GTGAACGCCTCCCGCCGCGCTCTGCCTCTCCTCGCCCTCCTCCTCGCCTTCGCGCCCGGCCTCTCGGCGCAGCCGCGGGACTTCGCGCTCTCGGCGAACGTCGACCGCGGGATGATGACCCTCGACGACCAGGCGGTCCTGACGGTCACGGTGAGCGGCGCCCGCACGGACCTCCCCGAGCCCCGACTGCCGGCCATCCCGGCCTTCAACGTGCACGGCCTCGGCCAGAGCAACACCATCTCCTTCGTCAACGGCACGGTCAGCAACAGCGTGCAGTACCGCTACATCCTGGTCCCGCGCATGGCCGGACGGGCGACGATCGGCCCGGTCACCGCGAGCGACGGCTCGAACACCCGCCAGACCCAGCCCATCGACGTCATGGTCACGCGGCCCGGGACGACCGCGCCGGCTCCGCCGCCCGGCGCCCCCGCCCGGGCCCAGGCCGGGGCGGCTCACGCGCGCGCGACGAGCCCCGACCTCTTCATCACCGCCGAGGCCGACAAGCACGACCCCTACGTCAACGAGCAGGTCCTGCTCACGGTGCGCTTCTACGCGGGCGTGCCCGTCCTCGGCAACGCGGAGTGGCGGCCGCCCTCGACGCAGGGGTTCCTCGTCGAGGACCTGCCTCCCGACCCGCCCCGCGAGGTCGTCGAGGGCGGACGCCGCTACATCCTGCACACGATCCGCGTCGCCCTCTTCCCGGTCCAGCCCGGAGAGCTGCACATCGGAGCCGGCAGCGTGGTCTGCCAGGTCCAGCAGGAGCTGAACGCCGACCCCTTTTCTCCGGACTTCTTCCAGCGCTTCTTCGCCCAGGGGATGGTGGCGGTGCAGACCAAGGAGCTCAAGACGCGTCCGATCTCCCTGAGCGTCCGGCCCCTCCCGGACGGGAGGCCCTCGGGCTTCTCCGGCGCGGTGGGACGGCTGCGGGCCGTCGCGGACGTGGACCGACGCTCGGCGCGCGTCGGAGACGCGCTCAACCTCACGGTGACCGTCGACGGCATCGCGAACCTCAAATCCCTGACGCCCCCGACCCTGCCCGAGCTGCCGCAGTTCCGCGTCTACGACACGCTGAACTCGCTCAATCTCACGAAGGACGCCGTCGGGGTGCGCGGCTCGAAGGCCTTCAAGACCGTGCTCGTCGCGCGCGCCACCGGACGCCTGCGCATCCCGCCCATCGCCTTCTCCTACTTCGACCCGCAGCGCAAGGACTACGTCTCGGCGCAGACCCTCCCCATCGACGTCGAGGTGACGCCGGGACCGCAGCAGGACGCGGGGCCCGGCTTCGCGAACGCCGCCGCGCCCCGCGGCGGGAGCATCACCGCGGTGGCGGAGGACATCCGCCACGTGCGCGGCGCGCGCGGACCGGGCCTCGCGCGCGCGGCCTCGGCCGTCGGACGCGCCCTGCCGGTGCACCTGGTCCCGCTCATCGTCTTCCTCATCTGCCTCGGGCAGCACCTCTACCGCGAGCGCCTCGTCCGCGACCCGGCGGGCGTACGCTTCCGCGGAGCGCTCGCGCGCGCGCTCGCCGCCCTCGAGGAGGCGCGCCGGACGAGCGACGCGGGGAAGGCGTCCTCGCTGCTCGCCGACGCTCTCGGAGAGTACCTCGGGGACAAGCTCGACTGCGCGCACGCGGGGCTGACCCTGCGCCAGTTCCAGGGGAAGCTGCGCGAGCGCTTCCCGAAGCTCCCCGAAGGGCACGTCGACGAACTCAAGCGCATCTGGGAAGAAGTCGACCTCGTGCGCTTCGCGCCTTCGGCGCCCGGCGCGGATTCGGATCTC